Genomic segment of Drosophila ananassae strain 14024-0371.13 chromosome 2L, ASM1763931v2, whole genome shotgun sequence:
CTCACCTGAACGCCCAGCACAATCATGGATAGGTAAAGGTATACGACCAACTTCATTGCGGCTTTTGATTTTCGAAGCCAAAAGAGTCAAGTTTCCAATGCTGGTCGGTTGCTTCTGATGAGACTTTTCAATTAGCCTTCGGGCTGTCGGAGCGCGTCCTTTTGATCCTTGGCCTGACCAGAGATTAGCGCAGGAATCACGCACCCAATAACTTCATTAGAGCGTGGAATTAGCGACGAAGGCACGCGATTCTCACGGCCCACACTGCGTATACTTGATGCGGGTTCAAATAGCGCCTGGGAAACCGTTTTGGGGCCAAGAACAACAGAGCCAAGCCAAGAAACCGTTGCAGGACGAAGGAGGACGATGCGTCAACGCTGCCGCACGACGACCGAGTGTTGGTCCTTATCAGCGGCGCATTTCCTTTTATAGCCAAGCAGTGAGTCGTCCTTTGTGTAGTTGTTGCTTCGCCTGTCACTATCCTGACGGGCTTCGAAGTTTTCAATCTGCTGTGTATATTTTCAAACTTTGGTTCTCAAAACTTTGCCTAAGATATTCTTCCATCAGTTTTAAAGATGAATATTTAGTTTCTAGCAGTTTCGTTaaatttggattttaaatttccttttttgaaATTTCAGCCGCTGTTTTTGTAACTCACCACAATTAGCTTTTGAGGTGAATTTGTTGGGGGCATTGCCCACATAAATGGCTGttaaaaagctccccaaaagctttttcaaattcaaatgtggaaaaaattattgccatttttatttgaatacaAATTTTATCTGATAACCATAAACATTTAAGCAAGACCTAGAtaatattatgtatttttggTTTCTTACAATCATTATGTCCATTTTAAACTTATACTAAGTTTTTTAGTTAATTACTATATTCAAGCCTAATCAGAAAAAGAAATTCAAATAAAGTTTTACTTTTTGTAAAATTGTGTTTATCAAAACTAAAGGACTTTATTTGTGCTCTTTCCATTCCATAAAGAAAATCTCAATATTAgattagaaataaaatatgtgTATCTAGAAAGGCACATTTAATTTACAATCAAAtgcattttctttttcattttttctgctcaaaactcaaaaaatTATTCTATTTTAATCCCATATCCAAAGATGGAGCCACTGCTACGGGTATGGGTACATTCCTTGGGTGATTTACATCCCCTCTGTCATAGTATCCTCCTAAATGCTCACCCGGCACATGATACAGGCCATAATGGAGGCCACTGTTGGCCACCTGAAACAGATAAGATATAAAATGGAATTTTAAGAATAAGTTTAGACCCTTTAGAAATAGAAACTTACCCTTTTTAATCCGTTTATGGAGGCCAGAAGTAAAGCCATCTTGGCCAATAACAAAGCTTTGCCGCTCACAATGGATAGCATCTGGAAGCCCATGGGCACCAAAATGGCTCCCAAGGCTGTAACTCCAAACATCATGGTGATTATCATGTTATAGCGATGTCGCCTCAGTCGAGCACTTCCAATGGGATCCGTAGATGAgctttctattaaataaacacttttttaatataggtaaacatttatttttgaacagtAGTCTAACCACTATTCAAATATCTGTCGGTGAGTTTCCCCAAGTTCACTTGCAATGTGTGAGTGGTTAAGCCCTTGGCCAAACTGCCAGCCAAATGGTCGAACCAGGTGAGGTGCTTCAAGTCCTTTCTCTCATCATCGGATCTTGAGGAGTTTGTTGTGGAATTGGGAGCTGATACCAGAAGCACACCATCGTATATAGGAATCACAGGAGTTGTCATTAATCCTTTAAACATCTTTATACTCCTTGAACGAAAACACCACCACAAACTTCGCGTTACTTCAGAGCGGTAACAGTCTTGCAGATCACTTTGTAACTTTGTCAGTTGGGATATCCAGCTGGAGTTTTTCTGATCCTCTCCAGAAACGAACCGATTGATCAGTAGAAAGCCTCCCATGAGGAATAGCACAATACCCGACAGCAAACGCATTGTTCACTCTTCAAATTCCGAATCGAAACTGCAACACATTCCCCAACATTGGTTGACTTTTTATGCGTTTCTTGGACCACCGATTGGAAAGCGATCTCGTCCAGTGCACCCGGTCATTAGGGCATATGTGGAACCCTCTTGGACCTCTTCAATCACTAACGGTTTGCCTTGGCCATGGCCATGTCATGGTCGGTAGCCACCTTCCGATCAGGAGGCGTTCCATGCACTTGTTGACTTCGAAAACGAGTCTGACAATGGACAACCTAGAAAACCAATTGGATTGGGGCTGGGCCACGAATTAACTTGTCAACATCGATTTGCAAATCGGTTACCATTCTAATCAGATGCGTTTCGACCATGTTAGTGGCAGTTGGCCACGCACTAATCGCTCGATTGAATGGGCAACTAGCTTTCATGGGGCGGGCACTGACAACAGTGGGTCATTGTTAATCGGACTAGGTAACTAGGGAGCTGAATTTGAAAGTTAATCCGATCactttaattataaaatcTAGATCATAAACCAGAAAATGAAAACATCAAACTGGGATTTGTTTCAAACAtgagtttttatttgtttattcttTATTAGCTAAGAGGTCATTCATTGCATTTCCTTTGCTTGATAATTGTTTTGAACAAATTCGCACtaagattaaaatatttacGCTTTGATAGTTCCATTGAGTGCAAAAGTTGACGTTCAGTGATTGGTTGTTGCTCTAGACATTAAACTAGTTAACAAAGTTTACAAAAAACAGTTCTACACATTCCTAAATAGATTTTGTTATCAGCCCCCGTCTCACGTAAAATCGCATCTATATATCTCTTAGGTATtacaattttagtttttagttggttttttggatttggtttttgTGAGTGTGTGGTAAAAACAGTTGCTCAGAGCCAGGTTTCCGGTTGCTTTTCAGATACATTAGTTCGATCGATTCTGCGCTGCTCGTCCCCGATCCTCGTTAGAAATATCCTCAGTGCTTCTGTGTATTTGTGTAAACGCGTCCtagcaaaaaatatatcttttctCTCCAAGAGGCCCCAATCCCGCCGATCAACCACTTTGCATTCACATGTCGACTATGTGGTGCTTGGCAGGCGGTGGCGCCAGTACAATCAGGACCCCGTGGCCGTTG
This window contains:
- the LOC6505979 gene encoding uncharacterized protein LOC6505979, giving the protein MRLLSGIVLFLMGGFLLINRFVSGEDQKNSSWISQLTKLQSDLQDCYRSEVTRSLWWCFRSRSIKMFKGLMTTPVIPIYDGVLLVSAPNSTTNSSRSDDERKDLKHLTWFDHLAGSLAKGLTTHTLQVNLGKLTDRYLNSESSSTDPIGSARLRRHRYNMIITMMFGVTALGAILVPMGFQMLSIVSGKALLLAKMALLLASINGLKRVANSGLHYGLYHVPGEHLGGYYDRGDVNHPRNVPIPVAVAPSLDMGLK